The following coding sequences are from one Chromatiales bacterium window:
- a CDS encoding adenylosuccinate synthase, which yields MGKNVVIIGTQWGDEGKGKVVDLLTERADGVVRFQGGHNAGHTLVIDGRKTVLHLIPSGILRDRVHCYIGNGVVLAPGPLLEEIDGLEAAGVTIGDRLHVSVACPLILPYHVALDRAREIARGNKAIGTTGRGIGPAYEDKVARRGLRLGDLSDESLFAERLREVMAYHNFALEKQFGVEPVDYAQVLDSTLAMAPRLRALMADVAGMLHAAQREGKRLLFEGAQGTLLDIDHGTYPYVTSSTTTAGGAASGSGVGPRTLDYVLGITKAYTTRVGGGPFPTELFDEVGQYLGEKGAEFGATTGRRRRCGWLDIVSLRRAVATNSVSGLCITKLDVLDGLDTVRICTAYRLDGELYEEPPIGADGYERVEPVYEDLPGWTENTARLTDKSQIPANAIAYLNRIEELLGCPVDIISTGPDRKETIISRHPFG from the coding sequence ATGGGCAAGAATGTAGTCATCATCGGTACGCAGTGGGGCGACGAAGGCAAGGGCAAGGTCGTCGACCTCCTGACCGAACGTGCCGACGGCGTGGTGCGCTTTCAGGGCGGACACAATGCCGGGCACACGCTCGTCATAGACGGTCGCAAGACCGTACTGCACCTGATCCCTTCGGGCATCCTGCGCGACCGCGTGCATTGCTATATCGGCAACGGTGTCGTGCTCGCCCCGGGTCCGCTGCTGGAAGAGATCGACGGTCTCGAGGCCGCCGGTGTGACCATCGGTGACCGGCTGCACGTCAGCGTCGCCTGCCCGCTGATCCTGCCGTATCACGTGGCTCTGGACCGTGCGCGCGAAATCGCGCGCGGCAACAAGGCCATCGGTACGACCGGGCGCGGCATCGGACCTGCCTACGAGGACAAGGTCGCGCGGCGCGGACTTAGGCTCGGCGATCTCAGCGACGAGTCCCTGTTTGCCGAGCGTCTGCGCGAGGTCATGGCCTACCACAACTTTGCGCTCGAAAAGCAGTTTGGCGTCGAGCCGGTCGACTACGCGCAGGTGCTCGATTCGACGCTCGCAATGGCACCGCGCCTGCGTGCGCTGATGGCCGATGTCGCCGGCATGCTGCACGCCGCCCAGCGTGAGGGCAAACGGCTGTTGTTCGAAGGTGCGCAGGGCACGCTGCTGGATATCGATCACGGCACCTATCCCTATGTCACCTCGTCGACCACCACGGCCGGCGGTGCGGCGAGCGGTTCCGGCGTCGGTCCGCGCACGCTGGACTACGTGCTGGGGATCACCAAGGCCTACACGACGCGTGTCGGAGGCGGGCCATTCCCGACCGAGCTGTTCGACGAGGTCGGTCAGTATCTCGGCGAGAAGGGCGCGGAATTCGGTGCCACGACCGGCCGGCGCCGCCGCTGTGGCTGGCTGGACATCGTATCGCTGCGGCGCGCCGTCGCGACCAACAGTGTCTCGGGCCTGTGCATCACGAAACTCGACGTGCTGGACGGCCTCGACACCGTGCGTATCTGTACCGCATACCGGCTGGACGGCGAACTCTATGAGGAGCCGCCGATCGGCGCGGACGGCTACGAGCGGGTCGAGCCGGTGTATGAGGACCTGCCGGGGTGGACCGAAAATACGGCGCGGCTGACGGACAAGTCGCAGATTCCGGCCAATGCGATCGCGTATCTGAATCGCATCGAAGAACTGCTCGGATGCCCGGTGGACATCATCTCCACGGGACCGGATCGCAAGGAAACGATCATCAGTCGGCACCCGTTCGGCTGA
- a CDS encoding VOC family protein, with amino-acid sequence MAAGEGNRPDAGPGLRAITHVSVIVADTERSLAFYRDVLGLSVDAARNITAYPGAWLKVGAQQIHLLELPNPDPVAGRPTHGGRDRHVALTAVAIDRVVAALERARIPYTLSQSGRRALFCRDPDGNAVEIMEQIS; translated from the coding sequence ATGGCGGCGGGCGAGGGCAACAGGCCCGACGCCGGACCGGGCTTGCGTGCGATCACGCATGTCAGCGTGATCGTCGCGGACACCGAACGCTCGCTGGCGTTCTATCGTGATGTCCTCGGGCTGAGTGTTGACGCGGCCCGCAATATCACCGCCTATCCCGGCGCCTGGCTGAAGGTCGGCGCGCAGCAGATTCACCTGCTCGAACTGCCGAACCCGGATCCGGTGGCGGGCCGGCCGACCCATGGCGGTCGGGACCGGCACGTGGCACTGACCGCGGTTGCCATCGATCGGGTCGTCGCGGCGCTGGAGCGGGCGCGGATTCCCTACACGCTCAGCCAGTCCGGCCGGCGCGCGCTCTTCTGCCGCGATCCGGATGGAAACGCCGTAGAAATCATGGAACAAATCAGTTAA
- a CDS encoding RHS repeat-associated core domain-containing protein — MHTKTEGAVGLIAAETAFMHHDALGSVDTVTDLNARVIDRQGFDPFGGRRTGEWAPDGAGPAALALKPTNRGFTGHEQIDEIGLIHMNGRVYDPTLGRFLSADPIVGQPLNTQAYNRYAYALNNPLKYTDPSGHSPLLIAPVLAALAKVVSAELALPVIAQVAVVATVTYIGTYIATGGNSSAALSGVVVLLAEFLAVSSEADPAYPPEAAELPDSVGFFIHS, encoded by the coding sequence GTGCACACGAAGACCGAGGGGGCGGTTGGGCTGATCGCCGCCGAGACCGCGTTCATGCACCACGACGCCCTGGGATCGGTCGACACGGTCACCGACCTCAACGCGCGGGTCATCGACCGCCAGGGCTTCGATCCATTCGGCGGCCGGCGCACTGGCGAGTGGGCGCCGGACGGCGCGGGCCCGGCAGCACTGGCGCTCAAACCCACCAACCGCGGCTTCACCGGCCACGAGCAGATCGACGAGATCGGCCTCATCCACATGAACGGGCGGGTCTACGACCCGACCCTGGGCCGGTTTCTGTCCGCCGACCCCATCGTCGGCCAACCGCTGAACACCCAGGCCTACAACCGCTACGCCTATGCCCTGAACAATCCGCTCAAGTACACCGATCCGAGCGGGCATAGTCCACTCTTGATCGCCCCGGTTTTGGCTGCGCTCGCGAAGGTGGTGAGCGCGGAGCTTGCGTTGCCGGTCATCGCTCAGGTTGCGGTGGTGGCCACGGTTACCTACATCGGAACCTACATAGCAACGGGCGGAAATTCATCTGCGGCGCTCTCAGGGGTAGTCGTACTTTTGGCCGAATTTTTGGCGGTTTCTTCTGAAGCCGACCCAGCCTATCCGCCAGAGGCCGCGGAACTACCTGATTCTGTGGGCTTTTTCATCCATTCCTGA
- a CDS encoding Mov34/MPN/PAD-1 family protein translates to MLIEQATVPTAWDKRFRYLFERMPFGHKVIALSQWVASQGIVRYLGEWHTHPEDYPHPSGLDRSEWNCLSAKRRDKRSTLAVIVGRKALYIELVPSSGCGTVLTPVE, encoded by the coding sequence CTGCTCATTGAGCAGGCAACGGTTCCCACTGCATGGGACAAACGGTTTCGCTACTTGTTCGAGCGGATGCCTTTTGGCCACAAAGTCATCGCTTTGTCTCAATGGGTGGCGAGTCAGGGCATAGTTCGCTATCTGGGCGAATGGCACACCCATCCGGAAGACTATCCCCATCCTTCTGGCCTCGATAGATCGGAATGGAATTGCTTATCAGCGAAGCGTCGGGACAAGAGGTCTACGCTAGCTGTCATCGTCGGACGAAAGGCTCTGTATATCGAATTGGTGCCGAGTTCAGGCTGCGGTACGGTGCTTACCCCTGTGGAATAG
- a CDS encoding helix-turn-helix transcriptional regulator has protein sequence MNLDVLLAMRNDDFRKAFGARLKELRKQKRWAQKELAAKVYIRFQQLNKYESGLNLPPAAMLIKLADALATTVDYLLTGNPAEESPLGNNRLFWRFQAVERFEAEDQEAIIRLIDGMIAKYKMQTPLTALDHQAVNA, from the coding sequence ATGAACCTGGATGTATTGCTCGCCATGCGGAACGACGATTTCCGCAAGGCCTTCGGGGCGCGCCTGAAGGAGTTGCGCAAGCAAAAGCGCTGGGCGCAAAAGGAACTCGCCGCCAAGGTCTATATCCGTTTCCAGCAGCTCAACAAGTACGAGAGCGGACTCAACCTGCCGCCGGCGGCGATGCTCATCAAGTTGGCCGACGCGCTGGCCACCACGGTGGACTACCTGCTCACCGGCAATCCGGCCGAAGAAAGCCCGCTCGGCAACAACCGGCTGTTTTGGCGCTTTCAGGCCGTCGAGCGCTTCGAGGCCGAGGACCAGGAGGCGATCATCCGGCTCATCGACGGCATGATCGCCAAGTACAAGATGCAAACGCCGCTCACGGCCCTGGACCACCAGGCCGTCAACGCGTAA
- a CDS encoding SOS response-associated peptidase: MCGRYTNHTPSYRFSRILGIEGSGVPDLPPRYNISPGSHVLAAREDSDAGPQLVMLRWGLVPFWAKEPSIGNRLINARAETVASKPAFRAAFRHRRALVCADGFYEWAVVAGGKHPHHFRMRDGEPFFFAALWERWDREGPVVESCTLITTTANECVSAVHDRMPVILAQKDYAKWLDPEFRKPDELQAMLAPYPAEAMEGFPVSRAVNRPANDQAQLLEPVQQDADR; encoded by the coding sequence ATGTGCGGGCGCTACACCAATCACACTCCAAGCTACCGGTTTTCCAGAATCCTCGGGATCGAGGGATCAGGCGTTCCTGATCTGCCGCCTCGCTACAACATCTCCCCGGGCAGCCACGTGCTGGCGGCGCGTGAAGATTCGGACGCCGGTCCGCAACTGGTCATGCTGCGTTGGGGGCTCGTGCCGTTCTGGGCCAAAGAGCCCTCCATCGGCAATCGACTGATCAACGCCAGAGCCGAAACCGTGGCCTCCAAGCCAGCGTTCCGGGCTGCTTTTCGCCACAGGCGCGCCTTGGTGTGTGCCGACGGGTTCTATGAATGGGCCGTCGTTGCGGGCGGCAAGCACCCCCATCACTTCCGGATGCGCGATGGCGAGCCGTTCTTTTTCGCCGCGCTTTGGGAGCGCTGGGACCGTGAAGGCCCCGTCGTGGAATCCTGCACCCTGATCACGACCACGGCCAATGAATGTGTCTCTGCGGTGCATGACCGGATGCCGGTGATCCTGGCGCAAAAGGATTACGCGAAGTGGCTGGATCCCGAGTTCAGGAAACCCGACGAGCTGCAGGCGATGCTTGCACCCTATCCGGCTGAGGCCATGGAAGGCTTTCCGGTCAGCCGTGCCGTCAATCGGCCGGCCAATGACCAAGCGCAGCTGCTGGAGCCTGTGCAGCAAGACGCAGATCGCTAG
- a CDS encoding SET domain-containing protein-lysine N-methyltransferase has translation MKTRKSAPKKAVKPPNTYVARSGIHGRGLFAGEKIPRDTVIGTCEVQPARRNGAYVLWIEDEDGNEAGYRVLNAMRFINHSKRPNAVYLDDFTVVALRAIKPGDEITHDYGEAWT, from the coding sequence ATGAAGACCCGAAAATCCGCACCGAAGAAGGCTGTGAAACCACCCAACACCTACGTCGCACGCAGCGGCATTCATGGCCGCGGCCTGTTTGCCGGGGAAAAGATTCCGCGTGACACCGTCATCGGCACCTGCGAGGTCCAGCCCGCGCGGCGAAACGGGGCCTACGTGCTGTGGATCGAGGATGAGGACGGAAACGAAGCAGGGTACCGCGTACTGAATGCGATGCGATTCATCAACCATTCGAAACGACCCAACGCCGTCTACCTCGACGACTTTACCGTGGTCGCACTGCGGGCAATAAAGCCCGGCGACGAAATCACGCACGACTACGGCGAGGCCTGGACCTGA
- a CDS encoding succinate dehydrogenase assembly factor 2: MNDVAHDLRRLQWQCRRGMRELDLLLNAFLARGLHSLAESDRQHFETLLGLNDHVLAGWLLGEQIPADQDMARLVRAIRNSV; this comes from the coding sequence TTGAACGATGTCGCCCACGATCTGCGGCGCCTGCAATGGCAGTGTCGCCGTGGCATGCGCGAGCTCGATCTGCTGCTGAACGCCTTTCTGGCTCGAGGTCTGCATTCGCTTGCTGAATCGGACCGGCAGCATTTCGAAACCCTGCTTGGGCTCAACGACCACGTGCTCGCCGGCTGGCTGCTGGGCGAGCAGATTCCCGCCGACCAAGACATGGCGCGTCTGGTCCGTGCAATCCGAAACAGCGTTTGA
- a CDS encoding succinate dehydrogenase iron-sulfur subunit: MEFQIYRFDPDVDSAPYMQRHVLDDADIEPGMMLLEALLKLKEKDETLSFRRSCGEGICGSDGMNINGRNGLACITPLTDLKQPIELRPFPGVPVIRDLIVDMAPFYKQYRAVKPWLVRNDPDPEHEIRQSPAQRDELDGLYECILCGCCSMSCPSFWWNPESFLGPAALLQAWRFLADSRDQATDERLDALDGPYKLFRCHTIMNCVDVCPKGLNPTRAIGNIKNLMLRKAI; this comes from the coding sequence GTGGAATTTCAGATCTATCGCTTCGACCCGGACGTGGATTCCGCGCCCTACATGCAGCGGCACGTGCTGGACGATGCCGATATCGAGCCCGGCATGATGCTGCTGGAGGCCTTGCTGAAACTCAAGGAAAAGGACGAGACGCTGAGTTTCCGGCGCTCGTGCGGGGAGGGCATCTGTGGGTCCGATGGCATGAACATCAACGGTCGCAACGGACTTGCGTGCATTACGCCACTGACCGACCTGAAACAGCCCATCGAGTTGCGCCCTTTTCCCGGCGTGCCTGTCATCCGCGATCTGATCGTCGACATGGCGCCGTTCTACAAACAGTACCGCGCCGTCAAACCCTGGCTGGTACGCAACGACCCCGATCCCGAACACGAGATTCGCCAGTCGCCCGCGCAACGCGACGAACTCGACGGGCTCTACGAATGCATCCTGTGCGGCTGCTGTTCGATGTCCTGTCCGTCATTCTGGTGGAATCCCGAGAGCTTTCTTGGGCCGGCGGCGCTGCTGCAGGCCTGGCGCTTTCTGGCGGATTCCCGCGATCAGGCGACCGACGAACGCCTCGATGCGCTGGACGGGCCTTACAAACTCTTCCGCTGTCACACCATCATGAACTGCGTGGACGTATGCCCCAAGGGACTGAACCCGACGCGCGCGATCGGCAACATCAAGAACCTGATGCTGCGCAAGGCGATTTGA
- the sdhA gene encoding succinate dehydrogenase flavoprotein subunit, with protein sequence MNIQRRHFDALIIGAGGAGLRAALHLSQGNARVAVVSKVFPTRSHTVAAQGGINAALANVLPDSWHWHMYDTVKGSDYLGDQDAIEFMCHEAPQLVYELEHFGVPFSRLDNGRIYQRAFGGQSQNFGGAQAMRTCAAADRTGHAVLHTLYQQNIRAKTHFFDEFFAVDLLRDEEGVIVGAVTIEIETGDVYLIEAKTTLLATGGACQMYRTNTNALINTGDGMAMALRAGIPLQDMEFVQFHPTGIAGKGMLITEGARGEGGYLVNKDGERFMERYAPNARDLASRDVVSRAIATEVREGRGCGKRGDHVLLKVDHLGEEIVAKRLPGIRATCQTFLHIDPAFKPIPVFPTAHYTMGGIPTNRLGEVVAPVGTGPEEVVPGLYAAGECACVSVHGANRLGGNSVLDILVFGKSAGDAMLAYLAEHPFQRPIPDSALARITGRLERWERNNPDGEDVSTLYHDLQGAMQDHIGVFRNEEVMAEGVEKVRQIRARVANARLRDHSRVFNTARIEALELENLIDIALATASAALSRKESRGAHSRIDYPERDDQNWMRHSLYSLDADSVDYKPVRTKPLTVETFPPKPRVY encoded by the coding sequence GTGAATATACAACGCAGACATTTTGACGCCCTGATCATCGGCGCGGGCGGGGCAGGGCTCAGGGCCGCGCTGCATCTGTCGCAGGGCAATGCCCGGGTGGCCGTCGTTTCCAAGGTGTTTCCGACGCGGTCGCACACCGTTGCCGCGCAGGGCGGAATCAACGCCGCACTCGCGAACGTGCTGCCGGACAGCTGGCACTGGCACATGTACGACACCGTCAAGGGCAGTGACTACCTTGGCGACCAGGATGCCATCGAGTTCATGTGCCATGAGGCACCGCAGCTGGTTTACGAACTCGAACACTTCGGTGTGCCGTTCTCGCGCCTGGACAACGGTCGAATCTATCAGCGTGCGTTCGGCGGACAAAGCCAGAATTTTGGCGGCGCCCAGGCGATGCGCACCTGCGCGGCGGCGGACCGCACCGGGCACGCGGTGCTGCACACGCTCTATCAGCAGAATATTCGTGCGAAGACGCATTTCTTCGATGAATTCTTCGCTGTCGATCTGCTACGCGACGAGGAAGGTGTGATCGTCGGCGCGGTTACGATCGAGATCGAAACGGGTGACGTCTATCTGATCGAGGCGAAAACCACACTGCTCGCCACCGGTGGCGCCTGTCAGATGTATCGCACCAATACCAACGCATTGATCAATACCGGAGACGGGATGGCCATGGCGCTGCGCGCCGGTATCCCGTTGCAGGACATGGAGTTCGTCCAGTTTCACCCCACGGGCATCGCCGGCAAGGGCATGCTGATTACCGAGGGCGCGCGCGGCGAGGGCGGCTATCTCGTCAACAAGGATGGCGAGCGCTTTATGGAACGCTACGCACCGAACGCACGGGATCTCGCGAGCCGCGACGTGGTCAGTCGCGCGATCGCCACCGAGGTGCGCGAGGGGCGCGGCTGTGGCAAGCGCGGCGATCATGTGCTGCTGAAGGTCGATCATCTGGGCGAGGAAATCGTCGCAAAGCGTCTGCCGGGCATTCGCGCGACCTGCCAGACCTTTCTGCATATCGATCCGGCCTTCAAGCCGATCCCGGTGTTCCCGACCGCGCACTACACGATGGGCGGCATTCCGACCAATCGCCTCGGCGAGGTGGTAGCGCCGGTCGGCACCGGACCGGAAGAAGTGGTCCCGGGCCTGTACGCAGCAGGGGAGTGCGCCTGCGTGTCGGTTCACGGCGCAAACCGGCTCGGCGGCAATTCCGTTCTCGACATTCTCGTGTTCGGCAAGTCCGCCGGGGACGCAATGCTGGCGTATCTGGCCGAGCATCCCTTCCAGCGACCGATTCCGGATTCGGCACTGGCTCGAATCACCGGTCGCCTCGAACGCTGGGAGCGCAACAACCCGGATGGCGAGGACGTTTCCACCCTGTATCACGACCTTCAGGGTGCGATGCAGGATCACATCGGCGTGTTCCGCAATGAGGAGGTCATGGCGGAAGGCGTGGAAAAGGTGCGGCAGATTCGCGCGCGAGTCGCCAATGCGCGCCTGCGCGATCACAGCCGCGTCTTCAACACCGCGCGTATCGAGGCCCTTGAACTCGAGAATCTGATCGACATCGCCCTCGCAACGGCGTCGGCCGCGCTGTCACGCAAGGAAAGCCGCGGCGCACATTCACGCATCGATTATCCCGAACGTGACGACCAGAACTGGATGCGGCACAGCCTTTATTCGCTCGATGCCGACTCGGTCGATTACAAACCGGTTCGAACCAAACCGCTGACGGTGGAAACCTTCCCGCCAAAACCACGCGTGTACTGA
- the sdhD gene encoding succinate dehydrogenase, hydrophobic membrane anchor protein, with protein sequence MSRQASGLRAWVWQRATAIYIALFLIYVVVHFALAAPVQYQSLREWLARPVVSVATLLFVGSVLIHAWVGMRDIAIDYIKPLPIRLALLGGVILVLAGSGLWILRSIAAL encoded by the coding sequence GTGAGCCGTCAGGCGAGTGGGCTGCGCGCCTGGGTGTGGCAACGCGCCACAGCCATCTACATCGCACTGTTTCTCATCTATGTCGTCGTGCACTTTGCGTTGGCGGCCCCTGTTCAGTACCAGAGTCTGCGCGAGTGGCTCGCACGCCCGGTGGTATCGGTGGCGACGTTGCTGTTCGTCGGTTCCGTGCTGATCCATGCGTGGGTCGGCATGCGCGACATTGCGATCGATTACATCAAACCGTTGCCGATCCGCCTGGCGCTGCTTGGTGGGGTCATCCTGGTGCTGGCTGGCAGCGGACTCTGGATTCTGCGCAGCATCGCAGCCCTGTAG
- the sdhC gene encoding succinate dehydrogenase, cytochrome b556 subunit — protein sequence MNDATLARKRPVFINLLKIRQPVAAVMSIGHRASGFLLFLVLPISAWLLDRALHSRAGFEYVRAVFHSWPGRIALFIVLWSLLHHLFAGIRYLLLDVHVGIERIAARRSAWAVMILGLLCSAGIMAVLW from the coding sequence ATGAATGATGCCACCCTCGCACGCAAGCGGCCGGTTTTCATTAACCTGCTGAAAATCCGCCAGCCGGTTGCGGCCGTGATGTCGATCGGCCACCGCGCGAGCGGGTTCTTGCTGTTTCTTGTCCTGCCGATTTCCGCCTGGCTGCTCGACCGAGCCCTGCATAGTCGGGCAGGTTTCGAGTACGTACGTGCCGTGTTTCACTCATGGCCCGGGCGAATTGCCCTGTTCATCGTGCTGTGGAGCCTGCTGCATCATCTGTTCGCCGGCATCCGCTACCTGCTGCTGGATGTACACGTCGGAATCGAGCGCATTGCGGCGCGGCGCTCGGCATGGGCCGTCATGATCCTCGGCTTGCTCTGTTCCGCGGGAATCATGGCGGTGCTCTGGTGA
- a CDS encoding folate-binding protein YgfZ, with amino-acid sequence MLVSGPITHLAVAVVRGADRARFLHAQLTNDVQSLQTGQTRLTGYCTAQGRVLALLRIGALADAWIVELGRELAEPTLTRLRQFVLRADVRCALGYESIAGFGVAGPAAAGWLNARGLLPPPAGQVAGVPFDTGGTVVLADARMPGRFAVYGPTEEIQRLQSLLPINAKQVPAERWRWFDIAAGQPNLFKATSGEFIPQMLNLDAIDAVSFSKGCYPGQEIVARTQYLGKIKRRMYRLHADAFESLPEPGALIADEAQATVGRIVDAQPTGDGSGADLLAVIATESADTGAPLFAAGTSPLRVLPLPYPLPAPRAE; translated from the coding sequence ATGCTGGTAAGCGGTCCCATCACCCACCTCGCGGTAGCCGTCGTGCGCGGCGCGGATCGTGCGCGTTTCCTGCATGCCCAGCTCACCAATGACGTCCAGTCACTGCAAACTGGCCAGACCCGCCTGACCGGTTACTGTACGGCCCAGGGCCGCGTATTGGCACTGCTGCGTATTGGTGCGCTCGCCGATGCATGGATTGTTGAGCTTGGACGCGAGCTTGCCGAGCCCACGCTGACGCGCCTGCGACAGTTCGTGCTCCGTGCCGACGTACGTTGTGCACTCGGCTATGAGTCCATCGCAGGTTTCGGTGTCGCGGGACCTGCGGCCGCAGGCTGGTTGAACGCGCGAGGGCTTTTACCCCCGCCTGCCGGGCAAGTTGCCGGGGTGCCGTTCGATACCGGCGGCACAGTGGTCCTCGCAGACGCACGCATGCCCGGCCGCTTTGCGGTGTACGGGCCGACCGAAGAGATCCAGCGGCTTCAATCCCTGCTGCCCATCAATGCGAAGCAGGTGCCCGCGGAGCGCTGGCGCTGGTTCGACATTGCGGCGGGCCAGCCGAATCTGTTCAAGGCGACCAGCGGCGAATTCATCCCGCAGATGCTCAATCTGGATGCGATCGATGCAGTCAGTTTTTCCAAGGGCTGTTACCCGGGGCAGGAAATCGTCGCGCGCACTCAATACCTCGGCAAGATCAAGCGGCGGATGTATCGGCTGCATGCCGATGCGTTTGAGTCGTTGCCCGAGCCCGGCGCACTGATTGCCGACGAGGCTCAAGCCACCGTTGGCAGGATTGTTGACGCTCAGCCGACCGGCGACGGGTCCGGAGCAGACCTGCTGGCGGTGATTGCGACGGAATCCGCCGATACGGGCGCACCGCTGTTCGCGGCGGGCACGAGCCCACTTCGCGTGTTGCCGCTGCCCTATCCCCTGCCCGCGCCGCGAGCCGAGTAG
- a CDS encoding Crp/Fnr family transcriptional regulator: MLDAPGLRQLTRAFSGVLDEDEDLRDQLASRASLVTLPAGATICNEGDICSTLALVLEGVARVYKLGETGRELSLYRIYPGESCILTASCILSLSRFPAIAVAETPLVAAVVPATDVREWLSHSVSWRNYVFRLIAQRVGAIIAVVEEVAFKRVDRRIGELLLARCADQDSLAITHQAIADELGTAREVVTRILRDLELRGALVLGRGIVSVIDRDLLVSEAGG; this comes from the coding sequence ATGCTGGATGCACCTGGTCTGCGGCAATTGACGCGGGCCTTCTCCGGTGTGCTTGACGAGGATGAGGATCTGCGCGATCAACTTGCCTCCCGCGCGAGCCTTGTAACCCTTCCAGCCGGCGCCACTATCTGCAACGAGGGGGATATCTGCAGCACGCTTGCGCTTGTGCTTGAAGGCGTCGCGCGGGTCTACAAGCTTGGCGAGACCGGTCGGGAACTGTCCCTGTACCGGATCTATCCGGGCGAATCTTGCATCCTAACCGCGTCATGCATTCTGAGTCTGTCGCGATTTCCAGCGATCGCGGTCGCCGAGACGCCGCTGGTGGCTGCGGTAGTCCCGGCCACCGACGTCCGCGAGTGGCTGTCGCATTCGGTCAGCTGGCGCAACTACGTATTCCGGCTGATTGCCCAGCGAGTTGGTGCGATTATCGCAGTGGTGGAGGAAGTCGCGTTCAAGCGCGTTGACCGGCGGATTGGCGAGCTTCTGCTTGCTCGCTGCGCCGACCAGGACAGCCTCGCGATTACACATCAGGCGATCGCCGATGAACTGGGTACGGCGCGCGAGGTAGTCACCCGCATTCTCCGTGACCTGGAACTGCGCGGTGCGCTGGTGCTGGGACGCGGCATTGTTTCCGTGATTGACCGGGATCTTCTGGTCAGCGAGGCTGGCGGCTGA
- a CDS encoding DUF2892 domain-containing protein produces the protein MSANVGGIDRVLRIVVGLAIIGWGIYAKNWWGAVGAIPLVTALIGWCPLYAPFGISSRKSA, from the coding sequence ATGAGTGCAAATGTTGGCGGTATAGATCGGGTGCTGCGCATCGTGGTTGGCCTGGCCATCATCGGCTGGGGCATCTACGCGAAGAACTGGTGGGGCGCGGTGGGCGCGATCCCCTTGGTGACCGCCCTGATCGGCTGGTGTCCACTCTACGCGCCGTTCGGGATCAGCTCGCGCAAGAGCGCCTGA